Proteins found in one Brachypodium distachyon strain Bd21 chromosome 5, Brachypodium_distachyon_v3.0, whole genome shotgun sequence genomic segment:
- the LOC100821177 gene encoding amino acid permease 3: MSHGRAAAPFGTRFEAAGGDAYSGMELSKPRAAEYDTDDDGRPRRTGTAWTASAHIITTVLGSGVLSLAWGVAQLGWVGGPGVMVLFAAVIYYTSALLADCYRTGDPVSGPRNRTYMAAVRATLGGAKVRLCGAIQFANLFGIGIGITIAASVSMLAIKRAGCFHLEGHKSECKSSITPYIAIYGIMQVAFSQIPGLDNMWWLSTVATVMSFTYSTIGIALGVAQIIANKGIQGNLTGIVVGMTAAGTSVTAMEKLWRSLQAFGNMAFAYGFSIVLLEIQDTLKAAAPSEAKVMKKATAVSVAATTVIYLLCGCVGYAAFGDGAPDNLLTGFGFYEPFWLLDVANAAVAVHLVGTYQVISQPVFAYVEQRAAEAWPGSAFVGEKEVRLWPTQFRVSVCPLRLTWRTAYVCVTTAVSMLMPFFGSVVGLIGAISFWPLTVYFPVEMYIAQRGVARGSRTWIFLQTLSAVCLLVSLAAAAGSVADVVAAFKEHNPFCWRC; the protein is encoded by the exons ATGTCCCACGGCAGGGCGGCAGCACCCTTCGGCACGCGGTtcgaggcggcaggcggcgACGCGTACAGCGGCATGGAGCTGTCGAAGCCGCGGGCGGCCGAGTACGACACGGACGACGacgggcggccgcggcgcacGGGCACGGCGTGGACCGCGAGCGCGCACATCATCACGACGGTGCTCGGGTCCGGCGTGCTGTCGCTGGCGTGGGGGGTGGCGCAGCTGGGCTGGGTGGGGGGCCCCGGCGTCATGGTGCTCTTCGCCGCCGTCATCTACTACACCTCCGCGCTCCTGGCCGACTGCTACCGGACCGGGGACCCGGTCTCCGGACCCCGAAACCGCACCTACAtggccgccgtccgcgccACCCTGGGCGGCGCAAAGGTCAGGCTCTGCGGCGCCATCCAGTTCGCCAACCTcttcggcatcggcatcggcatcaccatcgccgcctccgtcAGCATGCT GGCGATCAAGAGGGCGGGGTGTTTCCATTTGGAAGGGCACAAGAGCGAGTGCAAGAGTTCGATCACCCCATACATTGCCATCTACGGCATCATGCAGGTCGCCTTCTCGCAGATCCCCGGGCTGGACAACATGTGGTGGCTCTCCACCGTCGCCACCGTCATGTCCTTCACCTACTCCACCATCGGCATCGCCCTCGGCGTCGCGCAGATCATAG CGAACAAAGGGATCCAGGGGAACCTCACCGGCATCGTCGTCGGCATGACCGCCGCAGGCACGAGCGTCACGGCGATGGAGAAACTCTGGCGCAGCCTTCAGGCCTTCGGCAACATGGCCTTCGCCTACGGGTTCTCCATCGTCCTTCTCGAGATCCAG GACACGctgaaggcggcggcgccgtcggaggcgaaggtgatgaagaaggcgacggcggtgagcgtggcggcgacgacggtgaTCTACCTGCTGTGCGGGTGCGTGGGTTACGCAGCGTTCGGGGACGGCGCGCCGGACAACCTCCTCACGGGCTTCGGCTTCTACGAGCCCTTCTGGCTGCTGGACGTGGCCaacgccgccgtggccgtgcACCTGGTGGGCACCTACCAGGTCATCTCCCAACCCGTCTTCGCCTACGTGGagcagcgggcggcggaggcgtggCCCGGGAGCGCGTTCGTGGGCGAGAAGGAGGTCCGGCTCTGGCCGACCCAGTTCCGGGTGTCCGTGTGCCCGCTCCGCCTGACCTGGCGGACCGCCTACGTGTGCGTCACCACGGCCGTGTCCATGCTGATGCCCTTCTTCGGCTCCGTGGTGGGGCTCATCGGCGCCATCTCATTCTGGCCGCTCACCGTCTACTTCCCCGTGGAGATGTACATCGCGCAGCGAGGGGTGGCCAGGGGCAGCCGGACGTGGATCTTCCTCCAGACGCTCAGCGCCGTCTGCCTGCTCGTGTCCCTCGCGGCCGCGGCAGGATCCGTCGCCGATGTCGTGGCCGCGTTCAAGGAACACAACCCGTTCTGCTGGAGGTGCTAG
- the LOC100837136 gene encoding uncharacterized protein LOC100837136 — protein sequence MSYFQATTYKPHGGLTLDRPVAGLGRTCKLLRQHSVSLRFSRSCNLQEKVYPRLLVAAFHKRLSPVYASSGKRNLDFVNDQFSMESLNKAMDEAKKQRSIQDLLMEKMAKLMGQGSGGNGGNINRYGGSGGGSDGPEDESFTESLYEMVQVLLATIAFILTYIHIIRGEELYRLARDYTKYLVTGKRTSRLKRAMLNWRDFSDSITKKDSTQDVVSGSPIASEPMWWLQPQKFVNHLGEFFRSNLRPHTQES from the exons ATGAGCTACTTCCAAGCTACAACATACAAGCCTCATGGTGGGCTCACTTTGGACAGGCCAGTAGCGGGCCTTGGAAGAACTTGCAAACTACTTCGTCAACATTCTGTAAGCCTGCGTTTTTCTAGATCTTGCAATCTGCAAGAGAAGGTATATCCAAGGCTCCTGGTTGCTGCTTTCCATAAAAGGCTTAGTCCTGTATATGCCTCAAGTGGGAAGCGAAACCTTGATTTTGTCAATGAT CAATTTTCCATGGAATCTTTGAATAAAGCAATGGATGAAGCGAAAAAACAACGGTCCATACAAGACTTGCTGATGGAGAAAATGGCTAAACTTATGGGCCAAGGTTCTGGCGGAAATGGTGGAAATATTAACCGTTATGGAGGCAGTGGTGGTGGTTCTGATGGCCCAGAGGATGAGTCTTTCACGGAATCATTATATGAAATGGTCCAAGTTTTGTTAGCTACCATCGCTTTTATACTCACG TATATCCATATAATTAGGGGAGAGGAGTTGTACCGCCTTGCTAGGGATTACACCAAATATCTCGTCACTGGCAAGAGAACATCCCGGCTGAAGCGTGCGATGCTTAACTGGCGTGATTTCTCAGATAGCATCACAAAGAAGGATAGCACACAGGATGTTGTGTCTGGAAGCCCAATTGCATCTGAACCCATGTGGTGGCTACAGCCGCAGAAGTTTGTTAACCATTTGGGGGAATTTTTCAGAAGCAACTTGCGCCCACATACCCAGGAATCTTAG
- the LOC100837747 gene encoding transcription factor bHLH153: MMMMTEVANHSKRDHTDSYFSGKAGMATSGSGSGSEEFGSMGSKKPRNSSPRSGAPISPKEKKDKVGERVAALQQLVSPYGKTDTASVLQEASGYIKFLHKQLETLSSPYMRAPPAPGAAPEDPEHYSLRNRGLCLVPVDQTLQLTQDNGADLWAPANTARRR; this comes from the exons atgatgatgatgacagAAGTGGCCAATCACAGCAAAAGGGATCACACCGACAGCTACTTCAGTGGGAAGGCCGGCATGGCcaccagcggcagcggcagcggctcgGAGGAGTTCGGCAGCATGGGGTCAAAGAAGCCGAGGAACAGCAGCCCGAGGAGCGGCGCTCCCATATCCCCCAAG gagaagaaggacaaggtTGGCGAGAGAGTGGCGGCGCTCCAGCAGCTGGTGTCACCATATGGGAAG ACGGACACGGCTTCCGTTCTTCAGGAGGCCTCCGGCTACATCAAGTTCTTGCACAAGCAGCTGGAG ACTCTTAGCTCCCCGTACATGCGCGCTCCTCCGGCGCCCGGTGCTGCGCCTGAG GATCCCGAGCACTACAGCCTGCGGAACCGCGGGTTGTGCCTGGTGCCGGTGGACCAGACGCTGCAGCTGACGCAAGACAACGGGGCCGACCTCTGGGCGCCGGCCAACACCGCCAGGCGCAGGTGA